Proteins found in one Oncorhynchus mykiss isolate Arlee chromosome 17, USDA_OmykA_1.1, whole genome shotgun sequence genomic segment:
- the c17h3orf14 gene encoding uncharacterized protein C3orf14 homolog isoform X1 encodes MTSPPFEEVELNKKHEEILGKRAVLLQQMERRYEQQKNKRRQQVKLSQAAHERNSQLLQDLQKMENRLRTRVLPHPDILSLETRYWASVEEKIPEWERFLLGKGPHPSSDPSRTPKQQKLKTTPRDHAPTQDGALPPRPILKHVK; translated from the exons ATGACATCTCCTCCATTTGAAGAAGTTGAACTGAACAAGAAACACGAAGAAAT TCTAGGGAAGAGGGCTGTGCTCCTTCAGCAGATGGAAAGACGATATGAGCAACAGAAGAACAAGAGGAGGCAGCAGGTGAAGCTGTCACAAGCTGCACATGAGAGAAACTCCCAGCTCCTCCAG GACTTGCAGAAAATGGAGAATCGTCTCAGAACAAGAGTACTCCCACACCCTGACATCCTCAGTTTGGAG ACTCGTTACTGGGCATCAGTTGAGGAGAAGATCCCAGAATGGGAGCGCTTCCTCCTGGGTAAGGGCCCACATCCTAGCAGTGACCCTAGCAGAACACCTAAAcaacaaaaactgaaaactacACCCAGAGACCATGCCCCCACACAAGATGGGGCTCTGCCTCCTCGTCCTATactgaaacatgtcaaatga
- the c17h3orf14 gene encoding uncharacterized protein C3orf14 homolog isoform X2, translating to MNTGSQGLGKRAVLLQQMERRYEQQKNKRRQQVKLSQAAHERNSQLLQDLQKMENRLRTRVLPHPDILSLETRYWASVEEKIPEWERFLLGKGPHPSSDPSRTPKQQKLKTTPRDHAPTQDGALPPRPILKHVK from the exons ATGAATACTGGCAGCCAGGG TCTAGGGAAGAGGGCTGTGCTCCTTCAGCAGATGGAAAGACGATATGAGCAACAGAAGAACAAGAGGAGGCAGCAGGTGAAGCTGTCACAAGCTGCACATGAGAGAAACTCCCAGCTCCTCCAG GACTTGCAGAAAATGGAGAATCGTCTCAGAACAAGAGTACTCCCACACCCTGACATCCTCAGTTTGGAG ACTCGTTACTGGGCATCAGTTGAGGAGAAGATCCCAGAATGGGAGCGCTTCCTCCTGGGTAAGGGCCCACATCCTAGCAGTGACCCTAGCAGAACACCTAAAcaacaaaaactgaaaactacACCCAGAGACCATGCCCCCACACAAGATGGGGCTCTGCCTCCTCGTCCTATactgaaacatgtcaaatga
- the c17h3orf14 gene encoding uncharacterized protein C3orf14 homolog isoform X3 codes for MERRYEQQKNKRRQQVKLSQAAHERNSQLLQDLQKMENRLRTRVLPHPDILSLETRYWASVEEKIPEWERFLLGKGPHPSSDPSRTPKQQKLKTTPRDHAPTQDGALPPRPILKHVK; via the exons ATGGAAAGACGATATGAGCAACAGAAGAACAAGAGGAGGCAGCAGGTGAAGCTGTCACAAGCTGCACATGAGAGAAACTCCCAGCTCCTCCAG GACTTGCAGAAAATGGAGAATCGTCTCAGAACAAGAGTACTCCCACACCCTGACATCCTCAGTTTGGAG ACTCGTTACTGGGCATCAGTTGAGGAGAAGATCCCAGAATGGGAGCGCTTCCTCCTGGGTAAGGGCCCACATCCTAGCAGTGACCCTAGCAGAACACCTAAAcaacaaaaactgaaaactacACCCAGAGACCATGCCCCCACACAAGATGGGGCTCTGCCTCCTCGTCCTATactgaaacatgtcaaatga
- the LOC110494489 gene encoding fez family zinc finger protein 2-like, whose product MSSSLPLGTAMSVPRLDGGRNGVSAAPKALAFSIERIMSKTSEPKVRLDERRVVETSEGMKMLGLCSPIPCMIPLQPFSYDLQAKALMNYSEFWKANFRGTLCTSAAMCKVNCGMCGKIDSGLKHSLLPGRVIKPQVIHQAVAMPTNGSLYYFNYLDSAYHQSELLSGHLFSSAMANSQAQASLSAHQKLLLLENAKLACASTEKFPTPQYPHKEHLPGQLDQIVKENHSLSSEKNGVKAHSKHNSSTDGKPKNFTCEVCGKVFNAHYNLTRHMPVHTGARPFVCKVCGKGFRQASTLCRHKIIHTQEKPHKCNQCGKAFNRSSTLNTHIRIHAGYKPFVCEFCGKGFHQKGNYKNHKLTHSGEKQYKCSICNKAFHQVYNLTFHMHTHNDKKPFTCGTCGKGFCRNFDLKKHIRKLHDNNSCRPISVATDSSRGPES is encoded by the exons ATGTCAAGTTCTCTCCCTTTGGGAACGGCAATGTCTGTCCCACGACTCGATGGCGGTAGAAACGGAGTGTCCGCCGCACCAAAGGCGCTGGCCTTCTCCATTGAACGGATCATGTCCAAGACCTCTGAACCAAAAGTCCGTTTGGATGAGCGGCGAGTAGTGGAGACTTCAGAGGGAATGAAGATGCTGGGTCTCTGCTCACCTATACCGTGCATGATCCCCCTACAACCTTTTAGCTACGACTTACAAGCCAAGGCGCTGATGAATTACTCCGAATTTTGGAAAGCTAATTTCAGAGGAACACTATGCACTTCTGCGGCGATGTGCAAAGTCAACTGTGGGATGTGTGGCAAAATTGACTCGGGGTTGAAGCACTCTTTATTACCGGGGAGGGTGATAAAACCCCAAGTCATCCACCAGGCAGTGGCGATGCCCACCAACGGCTCTCTTTATTATTTCAACTACCTGGACTCTGCTTATCACCAGTCTGAGCTGCTAAGCGGACACTTGTTTTCCTCTGCCATGGCCAACTCACAAGCCCAAGCTTCTCTCAGTGCGCACCAGAAACTGCTACTGCTGGAGAACGCCAAACTCGCATGCGCTTCCACCGAAAAGTTTCCGACACCTCAGTACCCACACAAGGAGCATCTCCCTGGCCAGCTCGACCAGATAGTGAAGGAGAACCATAGCCTGAGCTCGGAGAAAAATGGAGTGAAAGCGCATAGCAAGCACAACAGCTCCACGGACGGGAAACCCAAAAACTTCACCTGCGAAGTGTGTGGAAAG GTGTTCAATGCCCATTATAATTTGACACGACACATGCCAGTGCACACAGGCGCGAGGCCGTTCGTGTGTAAAGTGTGCGGGAAAGGATTCCGTCAGGCCAGCACGTTATGCAGACACAAAATCATCCACACACAG GAAAAGCCTCATAAATGCAACCAGTGTGGCAAGGCGTTCAACAGAAGTTCGACGCTGAACACTCACATACGGATCCATGCCGGGTACAAACCTTTCGTCTGCGAATTCTGTGGGAAAGGATTTCATCAGAAAG GAAATTACAAGAACCACAAATTGACGCACAGCGGAGAGAAACAGTACAAGTGTTCCATCTGTAACAAGGCCTTCCATCAGGTCTACAACCTAACCTttcacatgcacacgcacaacGACAAAAAGCCCTTCACGTGTGGAACCTGCGGGAAAGGCTTCTGCAGAAACTTTGACCTGAAAAAACACATAAGGAAATTGCACGACAATAACTCATGTAGGCCTATATCTGTGGCGACCGATTCTTCCAGGGGACCCGAAAGCTGA